The Musa acuminata AAA Group cultivar baxijiao unplaced genomic scaffold, Cavendish_Baxijiao_AAA HiC_scaffold_319, whole genome shotgun sequence genome has a window encoding:
- the LOC135657869 gene encoding ATP synthase subunit beta, chloroplastic yields MRINPTPSSPAVSTLEEQNLGRIAQIIGPVLDVVFPPGKMPNIYNALVVKGRDTIGQQINVTCEVQQLLGNNRVRAVAMSATDGLMRGMEVIDTGAPLSVPVGGATLGRIFNVLGEPVDNLGPVDTSTTSPIHRPAPAFIQLETKLSIFETGIKVVDLLAPYRRGGKIGLFGGAGVGKTVLIMELINNIAKAHGGVSVFGGVGERTREGNDLYMEMKESGVINEKNIAESKVALVYGQMNEPPGARMRVGLTALTMAEYFRDVNEQDVLLFIDNIFRFVQAGSEVSALLGRMPSAVGYQPTLSTEMGSLQERITSTKEGSITSIQAVYVPADDLTDPAPATTFAHLDATTVLSRGLAAKGIYPAVDPLDSTSTMLQPRIVGEEHYETAQRVKQTSQRYKELQDIIAILGLDELSEEDRLTVARARKIERFLSQPFFVAEVFTGSPGKYVGLAETIRGFQLILSGELDSLPEQAFYLVGNIDEATAKAMNLEEESKLKK; encoded by the coding sequence atgagaatcaaTCCTACCCCTTCTAGTCCTGCGGTTTCcacacttgaagaacaaaacctAGGGCGTATCGCTCAAATTATTGGCCCAGTACTGGATGTTGTTTTTCCTCCGGGCAAGATGCCTAATATTTATAACGCTTTGGTAGTTAAGGGTCGAGATACTATTGGTCAGCAAATTAATGTGACTTGTGAGGTACAACAATTATTAGGAAATAATCGAGTTAGAGCTGTAGCTATGAGTGCTACAGATGGACTGATGAGAGGAATGGAAGTGATTGACACGGGAGCTCCTCTAAGCGTTCCAGTCGGTGGAGCTACCCTCGGACGAATTTTCAACGTTCTTGGGGAGCCTGTTGATAATTTAGGTCCTGTAGATACTAGCACAACATCTCCTATTCATAGACCTGCACCTGCCTTTATACAGTTAGAGACGAAATTATCAATCTTTGAAACAGGAATTAAAGTAGTGGATCTTTTAGCTCCTTATCGCCGTGGAGGAAAAATCGGACTATTTGGAGGAGCTGGAGTAGGTAAAACAGTACTCATCATGGAATTGATCAACAACATTGCCAAAGCTCATGGAGGCGTATCTGTATTTGGCGGAGTAGGCGAACGTACTCGTGAAGGAAATGATCTTTACATGGAAATGAAAGAATCCGgagtaattaatgaaaaaaatattgcagAATCAAAAGTAGCTCTAGTCTACGGTCAAATGAATGAACCGCCGGGAGCTCGTATGAGAGTTGGTTTGACTGCCCTAACTATGGCGGAATATTTCCGGGATGTTAATGAACAAGACGTACTTCTATTCATCGACAATATCTTTCGTTTCGTCCAAGCAGGATCAGAAGTATCCGCCTTATTGGGGAGAATGCCTTCTGCAGTGGGTTATCAACCTACCCTTAGTACAGAAATGGGTTCTTTGCAAGAAAGAATTACTTCTACCAAAGAGGGATCTATAACTTCGATCCAAGCCGTTTATGTACCTGCGGACGATTTGACCGACCCTGCTCCTGCCACGacatttgcacatttagatgctaCTACCGTATTATCGAGAGGATTAGCTGCCAAAGGTATTTATCCAGCAGTGGATCCTTTAGATTCAACGTCAACTATGTTACAACCTCGGATCGTTGGCGAGGAACATTATGAAACTGCGCAAAGAGTTAAGCAAACTTCACAACGTTACAAAGAACTTCAGGACATTATAGCTATTCTTGGGTTGGACGAATTATCCGAAGAAGATCGTTTAACTGTAGCAAGAGCACGAAAAATCGAGCGTTTCTTATCACAACCCTTCTTCGTGGCAGAAGTATTTACTGGTTCTCCAGGAAAATATGTTGGTCTTGCAGAAACAATTAGGGGGTTTCAACTGATCCTTTCCGGAGAATTAGACAGTCTTCCCGAGCAGGCCTTTTATTTAGTAGGTAACATCGATGAAGCTACCGCGAAAGCTATGAACTTAGAAGAGGAGAGCAAATTGAAGAAATGA